A genomic segment from Propioniciclava sp. MC1595 encodes:
- a CDS encoding TetR/AcrR family transcriptional regulator: MTATRPAPRRRLGPEERRAAILAAARAAFATASYGEVGVPEVARQAGGSPAIVFHYFGSKEGLYAAVLEADLAHLADRQKAADEALPANTSARDRVRTWVLARLDHVAAHARGSLAREEPAAAAGVRDRAREADLTFLTEVLQPTDAARDRFSLLGFLGFLDAAGAAWASDGCPEDDRHPLAEAALGALQGALGDWRR; encoded by the coding sequence ATGACGGCAACACGACCCGCGCCGCGCAGGCGCCTCGGCCCCGAGGAGCGCCGCGCCGCCATCCTCGCGGCAGCACGCGCGGCGTTCGCCACGGCGTCCTACGGCGAGGTCGGGGTGCCCGAGGTCGCGCGGCAGGCCGGGGGATCGCCGGCCATCGTCTTCCACTACTTCGGCTCCAAGGAGGGCCTCTACGCCGCGGTCCTCGAGGCCGACCTCGCGCACCTCGCCGACCGGCAGAAGGCGGCGGACGAGGCGTTGCCGGCCAACACCTCGGCCCGCGACCGGGTCCGCACCTGGGTGCTCGCCCGGCTCGACCACGTCGCCGCCCACGCCCGCGGCAGCCTGGCCCGGGAGGAGCCGGCCGCAGCCGCCGGCGTCCGGGACCGTGCGCGCGAGGCCGACCTGACCTTCCTCACCGAGGTGCTGCAGCCCACCGACGCCGCGCGCGACCGGTTCTCCCTGCTCGGCTTCCTCGGCTTCCTGGACGCCGCGGGCGCGGCCTGGGCGTCCGACGGCTGCCCCGAGGACGACCGGCACCCGCTCGCCGAGGCCGCCCTCGGCGCCCTGCAGGGGGCGCTGGGCGACTGGCGCCGCTGA
- a CDS encoding alpha-amylase family glycosyl hydrolase, with protein MSLADHAIWYHVYPLGALGAPVHERGAEVVHRLGALEPWLDHAVGLGCSGLLLGPIFTSVSHGYDTLDHYSIDPRLGDDGDFDALVAACRERGLSLMLDGVFNHVSTQHGLVGEDSPMLRRSNGYLYTWEGHDNLVELDHTRADVADWITGIMLHWLRRGIAGWRLDVAYAVAPEFWREVIARVRREFPDALFLGEVIHGDYDAIAEAATFDSVTAYELWKATWSSIKDTNCWELAHALERHRSFSANHVLNTFVGNHDVDRIASLVGGDGAALAASVLFTVPGMPSVYYGDEQGFTGVRGTGLYADDAVRPPLPATPADLLPTGAWLETVYRDLIGFRRRHAWLSRGHLAVVAKENAWIEYAVTHGDDRVDVRLELEPTPRVVVRASDGETWGWSA; from the coding sequence ATGAGCCTCGCCGACCACGCCATCTGGTACCACGTCTACCCCCTCGGTGCCCTGGGCGCGCCCGTCCACGAGCGCGGCGCGGAGGTGGTGCACCGCCTGGGCGCCCTGGAGCCGTGGCTCGACCACGCGGTCGGGCTGGGCTGCTCGGGCCTGCTGCTCGGCCCGATCTTCACGTCGGTGTCGCACGGCTACGACACGCTGGACCACTACTCCATCGACCCCCGGCTCGGCGACGACGGCGACTTCGACGCGCTCGTCGCGGCGTGCCGCGAGCGGGGCCTGTCGCTCATGCTCGACGGGGTGTTCAACCACGTCAGCACCCAGCACGGGCTGGTGGGCGAGGACTCCCCCATGCTGCGCCGCTCGAACGGCTACCTGTACACGTGGGAGGGCCACGACAACCTCGTCGAGCTCGACCACACCCGCGCCGACGTGGCCGACTGGATCACCGGGATCATGCTTCACTGGCTGCGCCGCGGCATCGCCGGCTGGCGGCTGGACGTGGCCTACGCCGTGGCGCCGGAGTTCTGGCGCGAGGTGATCGCGCGGGTGCGGCGCGAGTTCCCGGACGCGCTCTTCCTCGGCGAGGTCATCCACGGCGACTACGACGCGATCGCGGAGGCCGCCACCTTCGACTCCGTCACCGCCTACGAGCTGTGGAAGGCGACCTGGAGCTCGATCAAGGACACCAACTGCTGGGAGCTGGCCCATGCCCTGGAGCGCCACCGCTCCTTCTCGGCGAACCACGTGCTGAACACGTTCGTCGGCAACCACGACGTCGACCGGATCGCGTCCCTGGTGGGGGGCGACGGGGCCGCGCTCGCGGCGTCCGTGCTCTTCACCGTGCCCGGCATGCCGAGCGTGTACTACGGCGATGAGCAGGGCTTCACCGGCGTGCGCGGCACGGGCCTCTACGCCGACGACGCCGTCCGCCCGCCGCTGCCCGCGACGCCGGCCGACCTGCTGCCGACCGGTGCGTGGCTGGAGACGGTGTACCGGGACCTGATCGGCTTCCGCCGCCGGCACGCGTGGCTCTCCCGCGGGCACCTGGCGGTGGTCGCCAAGGAGAACGCCTGGATCGAGTACGCGGTGACGCACGGCGACGATCGGGTCGACGTGCGACTCGAGCTCGAGCCCACCCCGCGCGTCGTCGTGCGCGCGTCGGACGGCGAGACCTGGGGGTGGTCGGCATAG
- a CDS encoding DUF3267 domain-containing protein produces the protein MTDPAAEWTTVEWTLEQVDTEQMARRSLVWFAVGGLVFAALAIRPALLHDPFASLGNLVPFAGLLVVGTLAALVVHEAVHGLVMARYGARPQFGVGMMQGTVPYAYATSPGFRYTRRQFWWVAMMPTFVVNALLAVLVFTLPWGPYLVLPAAFHLSGCIGDWMILRMVAEHPEGTLVEDTREGVILHVPPTP, from the coding sequence ATGACCGACCCCGCGGCCGAGTGGACGACCGTCGAGTGGACCCTGGAGCAGGTCGACACCGAGCAGATGGCCCGGCGCAGCCTGGTCTGGTTCGCGGTCGGCGGGCTGGTGTTCGCAGCGCTGGCGATCCGGCCGGCGCTGCTGCACGACCCCTTCGCGAGCCTCGGCAACCTCGTGCCGTTCGCGGGCCTGCTCGTCGTCGGGACGCTGGCGGCGTTGGTGGTGCACGAGGCCGTCCACGGGTTGGTGATGGCCCGCTACGGCGCCCGGCCGCAGTTCGGGGTCGGGATGATGCAGGGCACGGTCCCCTACGCGTACGCCACATCGCCCGGTTTCAGGTACACGCGGCGGCAGTTCTGGTGGGTGGCGATGATGCCCACGTTCGTCGTCAACGCGCTGCTGGCCGTCCTGGTGTTCACCCTCCCGTGGGGCCCCTACCTCGTGCTGCCGGCCGCGTTCCACCTGTCGGGGTGCATCGGGGACTGGATGATCCTGCGGATGGTGGCCGAGCACCCCGAGGGCACGTTGGTCGAGGACACCCGGGAGGGTGTGATCCTGCACGTGCCTCCGACCCCCTGA